From the bacterium genome, one window contains:
- a CDS encoding T9SS type A sorting domain-containing protein — protein MRVLILSLIFISTFDVCAQTVDHWWLPERYSGNRLSAMSLHALPGGMVCITGTDSIHRAPPPMFDVKYEFKDLNAHLIDGAGTLQSHTLHSIGPLESGMNYFAKGGFDFGIGGSFDRDILLATLPWEIGGASVHSGYGIGNMALQHTWNDVLETIREFQDARHPDVLQLKSGGFWLVWEAITVLDPAEIPHRYYEAEIRVARFSENSSFLQSFTLGPGYNPRLVQRTDGTVMVLYRTAGHAHAMDSVGLRLAAITTPGGGDAVLERGIYFEYPFHLDLSPELVVQPTTDNRVVVLFDRLDSITVYSCSANGEVRRSNTTAAGNEERRRYLLTDAEGRMVLLWRQVAGEDITWSPMNDGRIFDTIRSIAGTAGYMEWKAYKGGDGNIKYIAHPVGSDSLLIIPNATASATHMRLLFSPAEFWGALGDWTLDADDVLWVAHRTEQEVDSYRSGIYRVQDLSLSSQDITSLPRSIALQQNYPNPFNPSTTIEFTLPTSRRVTLVVTDLYGREVRRLLDGKVLTPGSHSLQFNAGGLPSGVYFHRLTADDTHTARKMMLMK, from the coding sequence ATGAGAGTCCTGATCCTTTCCCTGATATTTATTTCGACTTTCGACGTCTGTGCACAGACGGTAGATCACTGGTGGTTGCCGGAGCGATACTCCGGCAACCGGCTCAGTGCCATGTCACTGCACGCACTGCCGGGCGGCATGGTGTGCATTACCGGGACGGACAGCATCCACCGAGCGCCGCCTCCCATGTTTGACGTCAAATATGAGTTCAAGGATCTCAATGCGCATCTGATCGACGGCGCAGGAACGCTGCAGTCGCACACCCTGCATTCCATCGGTCCCCTCGAATCCGGCATGAATTACTTTGCAAAGGGTGGGTTTGATTTTGGCATCGGAGGCTCCTTTGATCGGGACATACTCCTGGCGACGCTGCCATGGGAGATCGGCGGAGCGAGCGTCCATTCGGGTTACGGCATTGGGAATATGGCGCTGCAGCATACATGGAACGATGTACTCGAAACGATAAGAGAATTTCAGGACGCACGACATCCTGATGTCCTTCAGCTGAAGAGTGGTGGATTCTGGCTGGTGTGGGAGGCGATCACGGTACTGGATCCAGCTGAAATACCGCACCGTTATTATGAAGCGGAAATCCGCGTGGCGCGGTTCTCAGAGAATTCCTCCTTCCTGCAATCTTTCACTCTCGGACCAGGGTATAACCCCCGCCTCGTTCAGCGCACTGACGGTACGGTGATGGTCCTCTACAGAACGGCGGGCCATGCGCACGCGATGGACAGTGTCGGTCTGCGCCTCGCGGCAATCACCACGCCCGGTGGTGGAGATGCCGTTCTCGAACGTGGTATCTACTTCGAATACCCTTTCCACCTGGATCTTTCTCCGGAACTTGTCGTGCAGCCGACAACGGATAACAGGGTCGTCGTATTGTTCGACCGGCTCGACTCCATCACCGTGTACTCCTGCTCCGCCAACGGCGAGGTCCGACGCAGCAATACAACGGCAGCAGGGAATGAAGAACGTCGCAGATATCTGCTCACCGATGCTGAGGGACGCATGGTCCTTCTCTGGAGACAGGTAGCGGGAGAGGACATCACATGGTCGCCAATGAATGACGGGAGGATATTCGATACCATTCGCAGCATAGCCGGTACTGCCGGTTACATGGAATGGAAAGCGTATAAGGGAGGCGATGGCAACATCAAGTACATCGCGCATCCCGTGGGAAGTGACTCCCTGCTCATCATTCCGAACGCAACGGCAAGTGCAACGCACATGCGGCTGCTGTTCTCACCCGCGGAGTTCTGGGGAGCGCTTGGGGATTGGACGCTCGACGCTGACGACGTGCTCTGGGTCGCACACAGGACTGAGCAGGAGGTCGATTCGTATCGCAGCGGAATCTACCGCGTGCAAGACCTTTCCCTCTCCAGTCAGGATATCACTTCCCTGCCCCGGAGCATCGCGCTTCAGCAGAATTATCCCAACCCCTTCAATCCATCAACGACGATTGAGTTTACCCTGCCCACGTCACGGCGTGTCACGCTCGTGGTTACTGACCTGTATGGCAGGGAAGTCCGTCGCCTGCTCGATGGCAAAGTCCTGACCCCGGGATCACATTCCCTGCAGTTCAATGCCGGGGGATTGCCGTCAGGTGTCTACTTCCACAGGCTGACTGCGGACGATACGCACACGGCAAGAAAAATGATGCTGATGAAATAG